The following nucleotide sequence is from Paraburkholderia flava.
ATGCCCGAACACGACGCACCGCAGCCGCTGAAAGAGCGGGTCGAGCAGTTCGAACGGGCGATGATCGCGGAGGCGCTGGATCAGGCGGGCGGTGCGGTCGCAGTGGCAGCCGACCGGCTACAGCTCGGCAAGGCGACGCTCTACGAGAAGATCAAGCGATACGGCCTGGCGGCGCGTGGGGATGGGGAGCGATGAGGTGCTGGTGTGACGCGGTATCGACGCGTGGCGCCGATACCGTATGCGGCGGAATCAGAATCAGGCTGCGCTGAGCGCCTTCTGGAGCAACTGGTCGAGCTCGGCGAACTGCGGCTCGCCGACATAGCGCTTCAGGATCTTGCCGTTCTTGTCGACGACAAAAGTGGTCGGCGTCAGTTGAACATTGCCGAACTGCTTCGCGGCGGAGCCGTCGTCCATTGCGACCTTGAACGGAAGCTGGCGCGTCTGCGTGTAGTTCGTCACGTACATCGGCGCGTCGTAGTTCATCGCGACCGCGACGAACTCGAGCCCTTGGCCCTTGAAGCGGTTGTACGTGTTGACCATCTGCGGCATTTCCTTCATGCAGGTGTCGCAGTTCGTCGCCCAGAAGTTGATCAGATAGACCTTACCCTTCAGGTCGCTGGTCGACACTTTCTGGCCGGACAGCAGCGTGAACGTCGCATCGGGGACGTGCTGCTGGCTGCCGAACGCGAAATAGCCGGCAGTCGCGATTGCGACGGCGACCACGGCGGCCGCGATATAGCGGAACGGGCCGGCACGTCGGGTAACAGGAGTAGGGCTCATGAGCAGACCTCGGATAGCGCGGGGCGCTGAAACGGCATGGGGCATTCAGATAGCGTCCGTATTGTAGCGTCAATCCCGGAACGCGGCATCGCGGCGGGCATCGGCGGATAATGTGTTTTTCGTTTCTGTCCTTTGGCTTTCAGGTCTCATGTTCCAGTCTGTTTTTCGTTTCCTTTCCTCTGGTGTCGCGCAATCCTTGTTTCGTCGTCGATCGGCCGTTCGTGCCGCGCTTTATGCGGCCGCTGCCGGCGTCGCGCTGGCTGCCTGCTCGCCGACCTACGACTGGCGCACGGTCATGAACGACGATAACGGCTACACCGTCGATCTGCCGGCCAAGCCGAGTGACGACGAGCGGCAGATCGTCATCGGCGGCACGTCGATGACGATGCGGATGCAGGTCGCCGAAGCCGACCATACGGTGTTCGCTGTCGGTACCGTGATGCTGCCGTCCGACGATCCGCAGATGCAGCGCGCAGCGCTCGACTTCCTGCGCTCGGGGCTCGCGCGCAACGTCGGCGCGGCGCCCGACGCGCACGCCGCGCAGATTCCGCTGGCAGTGGGCGGCCAGGTTCCCGGTATCGAGATGACGTACAGCGGCAAGGCCGGCGCGAAGCAGGAGCAGCGGATCATCCATGTACGGCTCGTCGCGCGCGGGCGTCACGTGTATCAGGCGGCGATCATCGGGAGCGCGGAGCCGCCGCAGGAGCAGGTCGACCAGTTTTTTTCGTCGTTCAAACTTTTTTGATGGGGCGACGCCGGCTCGAAATCGGCCGGTTGCAAAGGTTGGCTCCGGATTCGCACTGAAAGTTCCGCCGTAGCTTATTGCGCTAATAGGCGGATTTAATGGGGATTTTTTTGTTACCCACAGGGCTTGTGGATAACTTTGTTGAAAACTCCTCGCGGTGTCGTCCTGAGGCCC
It contains:
- a CDS encoding peroxiredoxin family protein, giving the protein MSPTPVTRRAGPFRYIAAAVVAVAIATAGYFAFGSQQHVPDATFTLLSGQKVSTSDLKGKVYLINFWATNCDTCMKEMPQMVNTYNRFKGQGLEFVAVAMNYDAPMYVTNYTQTRQLPFKVAMDDGSAAKQFGNVQLTPTTFVVDKNGKILKRYVGEPQFAELDQLLQKALSAA